Proteins found in one Anopheles aquasalis chromosome 3, idAnoAquaMG_Q_19, whole genome shotgun sequence genomic segment:
- the LOC126576928 gene encoding G2/mitotic-specific cyclin-B3: MPLTNQPSNTAAEVKPLGRLATRYRAAMEKQSLVKGGVAGGIMDQQQYAGTMKRKADISPLKHEHGTKRLALGNLTNAEASASNIASGATGGGFLKNKTINKLQKPLSQMVQQLTIRNRNNCDGKKQSKADTQSHMYTKPDVNGPEIKGATKILTRAAMRQQQQQQQQQQQAQRTLDHGTAKENVLPSAVNVSEQKLPGPPAPKMTKVFDAKRTNVAISPAKPEPSKKRSERASSPSGKGTSGPAVAMAAGQTANKMKTRLSSEFESDNSLYVTALDFSNEDATGGGAVRASEAASNARAIAAMAKEANAQTKKVTAKVIVITEGPPAGNRKHLDKPDVVAMEVVKSDKSELAIGESCPEKGKQVVDTTVVDSSPRKRTPADVEDFDKANWNDIYQVSHYAQDIFEYLRERESSYIVTDYMERQPYITRFMRSVLIDWMVECQESFELNHETLYLGVKIVDIYLSLVVIQRERLQLVAAAALLIAAKYDERIPPTVDDFIYICDGAYDRPELIKMERTVFQTIGYDLGIPLSYRFLRRYARVNRIPMPILTLARYILETSLMEYNTVLMLDSKLACAALFIALRMNNKPGWNPTLEFYSGYKIADFKDVVISLNMCMMHPKTTLNTVRQKYSHELFYGVAKCPVIPSLEKLFDGAVPADDTVFKMPTAISTTTGGAGSCGQREHSKKGGD, encoded by the exons ATGCCGCTGACGAACCAACCTTCCAACACCGCTGCTGAGGTGAAGCCACTTGGACGATTAGCAACACG TTACCGGGCGGCGATGGAGAAGCAAAGTTTGGTAAAAGGAGGAGTGGCCGGCGGAATAATGGATCAGCAACAGTATGCCGGAACCATGAAGCGTAAAGCCGACATCAGCCCGTTAAAGCATGAGCACGGCACTAAACGGCTCGCTCTGGGCAATCTCACCAACGCCGAAGCATCCGCCAGCAATATTgcttccggtgccaccggGGGCGGTTtcctaaaaaacaaaaccattaacaAGTTGCAGAAACCGCTCAGTCAAATGGTTCAACAGTTAACAATACGCAACCGAAACAACTGTGATGGCAAGAAACAATCAAAG GCGGATACACAGTCGCACATGTACACCAAACCGGACGTCAATGGACCAGAAATTAAGGGTGCAACGAAAATATTGACCAGAGCTGCtatgcgccagcagcagcagcagcagcagcagcagcagcaagcccaAAGGACTCTAGATCATGGCACCGCCAAGGAAAACGTGCTTCCTTCGGCCGTTAACGTATCGGAGCAGAAGCTTCCAGGACCGCCAGCACCGAAAATGACAAAAGTGTTCGACGCAAAACGGACCAATGTTGCCATTTCCCCAGCAAAGCCAGAACCGAGCAAGAAGCGATCTGAAAGAGCATCCTCTCCATCCGGGAAAGGCACCAGTGGTCCTGCTGTTGCCATGGCAGCGGGACAAACagcgaacaaaatgaaaactcgCCTATCGTCCGAGTTCGAAAGCGATAACTCGCTGTATGTGACGGCGCTCGATTTTTCCAACGAAGATgcaaccggtggcggtgctgtgCGTGCCTCGGAAGCCGCTAGTAATGCTCGGGCAATAGCTGCTATGGCTAAGGAGGCAAATGCTCAAACCAAAAAGGTAACCGCTAAGGTAATAGTCATAACCGAGGGACCACCAGCCGGGAATCGGAAGCATCTTGACAAACCCGATGTTGTTGCGATGGAAGTGGTGAAGAGCGACAAGTCTGAGCTAGCAATTGGGGAATCATGCCCCGAGAAGGGGAAGCAGGTGGTAGATACTACAGTGGTTGATAGTTCGCCCCGCAAACGGACTCCAGCTGATGTCGAGGATTTCGATAAAGCCAACTGGAACGATATCTACCAGGTTTCACACTACGCGCAGGACATCTTCGAGTATCTGCGCGAGCGCGAAAGTTCCTACATTGTGACCGATTATATGGAGCGGCAACCCTACATCACGCGGTTCATGAGGAGTGTCCTAATCGATTGGATGGTGGAATGTCAAGAATCGTTCGAGCTTAATCATGAGACCCTGTATCTTGGTGTAAAGATCGTCGACATTTATCTTTCCCTGGTCGTCATTCAGCGCGAACGTTTGCAGcttgtggctgctgcagcgTTGCTAATCGCAGCGAAATACGAC GAGCGCATCCCTCCGACGGTGGATGATTTCATATACATCTGTGATGGTGCGTACGATCGACCGGAGCTGATCAAGATGGAGAGAACCGTGTTCCAAACCATCGGGTACGATCTTGGCATTCCGCTGTCGTATCGCTTTCTGCGTCGCTATGCACGCGTCAATCGTATCCCGATGCCCATTCTCACACTCGCTCGATACATTCTCGAAACGAGCCTGATGGAGTACAACACCGTACTAATGCTTGATTCCAAGTTGGCTTGCGCGGCCCTCTTCATAGCGTTGCGCATGAACAATAAACCGGGTTGGAATCCAACGCTCGAGTTCTATTCAG GTTACAAAATTGCCGATTTTAAGGACGTTGTGATATCACTGAACATGTGCATGATGCATCCCAAAACAACGCTCAACACCGTGCGCCAGAAGTACTCCCACGAACTGTTTTACGGCGTAGCCAAGTGCCCGGTTATCCCGAGCCTAGAAAAGTTATTCGATGGTGCGGTGCCGGCTGACGATACTGTGTTCAAGATGCCTACCGCTATCTCGACGACTACTGGTGGCGCCGGCAGTTGTGGGCAGCGGGAGCATTCGAAAAAGGGTGGTGACTGA
- the LOC126577542 gene encoding nuclear pore complex protein Nup160 homolog isoform X1, with protein MACATVVKYREVPLLQHQIVKNSPKSIKVSGGGYHTMLVDSKTSEISGGFSFAALSKGRHKQTPFIYWRTLRETIYLTETCLHRNDVCHEVKITFEASPIIAVAIHAHSTTKAFLLITTTTSFHRIPIDRPMHGDHQMHIEQDSILLKLNETVISDPLNCYTFINDVGQSLPVTASAIHCPEFNHTKFAIATVSSLHLFTMELGVEKTVVKFVELEHKPLSISKFINTIADSWRGKSHTSQVVTMCFGTAGVANGHPLLYTLHRDGALRVWLHCGRFMAAEYLSKYTQGSETEFHSCVLRGSTSLVALYFSFQTFSEFIILRPEATKDSLVLQNAGTIMAPNFDLIDFKLTDHWLWALWCNAEGEMQTLAYALTADERLSEKDANVWLPVVLENATEGELPVVDAGTDMRDLYCNRIFHSGLFPDKVIRKTLTMFNRNLAGVVTGGATGSTMVRLKRYVLACIESQLQQERSNIRQNAPLDDEQLLELSNGLWEKFYLYCTQYSYESSRPVGLFLLEETPAGIEELPTAITVGIVRKKYISFFRPCDPLEMAYYTLPLAEVDNNDAGMVGSSGNELLSGEVVLLVNFLREMDQIFLPEQKHELDSYIHQRRGNKAGGDDLSAIGAAQNQELIHKMMPAFLQRMEDLPGSIGLLLRYLKPADQRDDALGGCVARESESYVHISTGEGLASELVLVTAKQMIQLRYLLLRNLLLLQHIVQHHANLSYDLLDPIQSTYRPDTETMLRCYHVMNWIAQTRIDLDWTKTTKIAASFPLNLRTSMSLLQAYAISRLNDEALSGVRELSVASCESSIGDALPFLQKSNLIISKICPSSDDFLFGEWLSDNDLHVLIDEYVRLLSHWCEWNCCSRNFIQAKSYLMLGETAKALDLFPLSLKGIQNERFLQKFLRQGDKNRNVSPYEMLGAFYLRLIRLFEYYGAYDGVMTLVHSAIDSTIQQKQQAMFQSIEFSSHIELGHYEEAYNALTKNCEPARKKDCLRQLICLLFSVRRLDILMELPYYGLEEEFTNIVAMNARSADIADGVQYDFLYSFFTNKQNLRKAAITAYEEAMRNYAECNSYDHLNRYYGSLLKCLNSLAIINPRYAWILRPLQENPRPQQLTSNSGEDRIQIVEMKDLEEQLMSTHCALQLSQSSDGFKVVTSLEPIGLIALLLSRKMYHLASKLAHCRAPTMVPTVYEHLCSSCLAITGSDPAIANNTVSWLNENCISDVTVGSDAASTAWNYLRHLLAQEGPELAAESYLAVLNRVLSRGAYAPTWLKDWCFEHVPSKLIRAFLSHGRLEEAYEQTVELFQARFFSTGRFSHQTLFPLTVCEHLVYELEQAANYPKEKDHIERYLRMIEVTF; from the exons ATGGCCTGCGCTACGGTTGTGAAGTATCGAgaggtgccgctgctgcaacaccaaatcgtcaaaaactcGCCGAAAAGCATTAAAGTTTCGGGTG GTGGCTACCATACGATGCTCGTGGATTCGAAGACATCGGAAATATCTGGAGGGTTTAGTTTCGCAGCGCTTTCCAAAGGACGCCATAAGCAAACTCCCTTCATCTACTG GCGAACATTGCGGGAAACCATTTATCTTACCGAAACATGCCTGCACAGGAACGATGTATGTCACGAGGTGAAAATAACGTTCGAAGCAAGTCCCATAATAGCGGTGGCAATTCATGCACACTCGACCACGAAAGCATTTCTGctgatcaccaccacaaccagtTTTCATCgcattccgatcgatcgaccgatgcATGGCGATCATCAGATGCATATCGAACAGGACTCAATTCTACTCAAGCTGAACGAAACGGTTATCAGCGATCCACTGAATTGCTACACATTCATTAATGATGTTG GTCAATCGCTGCCGGTTACAGCATCGGCGATACATTGCCCTGAATTCAATCATACCAAGTTCGCTATTGCCACCGTATCTTCGCTGCATCTGTTCACCATGGAACTGGGCGTCGAGAAAACGGTGGTTAAGTTTGTGGAACTGGAACACAAGCCTCTGTCAATCTCCAAGTTCATTAATACAATCGCCGACTCATGGCGCGGCAAATCGCACACTAGCCAAGTGGTAACGATGTGCTTCGGCACGGCTGGTGTTGCTAATGGCCATCCGCTGCTCTACACGCTACACCGTGACGGTGCATTGCGCGTTTGGCTGCATTGTGGTCGCTTTATGGCGGCGGAATATCTTTCTAAATACACCCAAGGCAGTGAGACGGAGT TTCACAGTTGCGTGTTGCGCGGCTCGACCTCTCTCGTGGCGCtgtacttttcttttcaaacattttccgaATTCATCATTCTTCGACCGGAGGCGACGAAAGACTCACTCGTACTGCAAAACGCTGGCACGATTATGGCTCCGAACTTTGATTTGATCGATTTCAAGTTGACTGACCATTGGCTGTGGGCATTGTGGTGCAACGCCGAAGGAGAAATGCAAACCCTGGCCTATGCGTTGACGGCGGACGAACGGCTTTCGGAGAAAGATGCAAATGTTTGGTTACCGGTCGTTCTGGAAAATGCTACCGAAGGTGAACTTCCCGTCGTTGATGCTGGCACGGATATGAGAGACTTGTACTGTAACCGCATTTTCCATTCGGGGCTCTTTCCGGACAAAGTGATTCGTAAAACGCTAACG ATGTTCAATCGCAACCTCGCGGGTGTTGTAACGGGTGGCGCAACCGGTAGCACTATGGTCCGCCTGAAGCGATACGTACTGGCCTGCATCGAAAGTCAACTGCAACAGGAACGATCCAACATCCGCCAGAATGCGCCACTGGACGATGAGCAGCTGCTCGAGCTGTCGAACGGTTTGTGGGAAAAGTTTTACCTATACTGCACGCAGTATAGCTACGAGTCTTCCCGACCCGTTGGACTGTTTTTGTTGGAGGAAACTCCAGCCGGCATCGAGGAGCTACCAACGGCGATAACGGTCGGCATAGTGCGTAAAAAGTACATCAGTTTCTTCCGTCCATGCGATCCTTTGGAGATGGCCTACTATACGCTACCATTGGCCGAAGTGGACAATAATGATGCCGGAATGGTGGGAAGCAGCGGCAATGAGCTTCTATCCGGTGAAGTAGTTCTACTGGTTAACTTTCTGCGCGAAATGGATCAAATATTTTTGCCCGAACAAAAGCATGAGCTAGACAGCTACATACATCAGCGTCGAGGAAATAAGGCCGGCGGAGACGATCTCTCAGCCATCGGAGCAGCTCAAAATCAGGAGCTCATCCAC AAAATGATGCCGGCTTTTCTGCAAAGGATGGAGGATTTGCCGGGTTCGATTGGTCTGTTATTGCGCTACCTTAAGCCCGCCGATCAGCGTGATGATGCGTTAGGCGGATGCGTTGCACGGGAATCGGAAAGCTATGTGCACATCTCGACCGGCGAGGGACTAGCCAGTGAGCTGGTACTTGTTACCGCTAAGCAGATGATTCAGTTGCGTTACCTTTTACTACGCAACCTGTTGCTACTGCAGCACATTGTACAGCATCATGCCAACCTGTCGTATGATTTGCTCGATCCGATACAATCCACCTACAGACCGGATACGGAAACCATGCTTCGCTGCTATCATGTGATGAATTGGATCGCACAAACCCGCATCGACCTCGATTGGACGAAGAC CACTAAGATTGCTGCTTCATTTCCTCTAAACCTTCGCACATCCATGTCGCTGCTTCAAGCGTATGCGATTTCTCGGCTTAATGACGAGGCGCTCTCCGGTGTAAGGGAACTCTCTGTGGCATCGTGCGAAAGCAGCATTGGTGATGCACTCCCGTTTTTACAAAAATCCAACCTCATAATTAGTAAGAT atgTCCTTCGAgtgatgattttcttttcggcGAATGGCTATCGGATAATGATCTGCATGTTCTGATCGACGAGTACGTGCGACTGCTTAGCCATTGGTGTGAATGGAATTGTTGCTCAA GAAATTTCATCCAAGCGAAATCGTACCTCATGCTTGGTGAAACTGCCAAGGCACTCGATTTGTTCCCGCTCTCGTTGAAGGGCATTCAAAACGAACGCTTTTTGCAAAAGTTTCTACGGCAAGGCGACAAAAACCGCAACGTTTCGCCGTACGAGATGCTAGGTGCCTTTTACTTGCGCCTGATTCGGCTTTTTGAGTATTACGGTGCCTACGATGGGGTGATGACGCTGGTTCATTCAGCAATCGACAGTACAAttcagcaaaagcagcaggcCATGTTCCAGAGCATTGAGTTCAGCAGCCATATCGAACTGGGCCACTACGAAGAGGCATACAACGCGCTGACCAAAAATTGTGAACCAGCCCGTAAGAAGGACTGTTTGCGTCAGctcatttgtttgctgttctcGGTGCGCCGCTTAGACATACTGATGGAGTTACCGTACTATGGTTTGGAGGAGGAGTTTACCAACATCGTTGCAATGAATGCCAGATCGGCCGACATTGCCGACGGAGTGCAGTACGATTTTCTGTACTCTTttttcaccaacaaacaaaatctaCGGAAAG CCGCCATTACTGCGTACGAGGAAGCAATGCGTAACTACGCGGAGTGTAATAGCTACGATCATTTGAATCGTTACTATGGTTCCTTGTTGAAATGTCTCAATTCGCTGGCCATCATAAACCCACGCTACGCATGGATACTGCGACCGCTACAGGAAAACCCTCGTCCACAG CAGCTGACATCGAACAGCGGTGAAGATAGAATTCAAATCGTTGAAATGAAAGATCTTGAAGAGCAACTAATGAGCACCCACTGCGCGCTACAGCTATCCCAGAGTAGTGATGGATTCAAGGTTGTGACTTCCCTTGAACCGATCGGACTGATCGCACTTTTGCTGAGCCGCAAAATGTACCATTTAGCCTCCAAACTGGCTCACTGCCGGGCACCGACCATGGTTCCAACGGTGTACGAGCACCTGTGTAGCTCGTGCCTCGCCATCACCGGGTCCGATCCAGCAATAGCAAACAACACCGTTAGCTGGCTGAACGAAAACTGCATCTCGGACGTGACGGTTGGCTCGGATGCTGCTAGTACGGCGTGGAACTATTTGCGTCACCTGTTGGCTCAAGAGGGCCCTGAGCTTGCGGCCGAATCCTATTTGGCCGTACTGAATCGTGTGCTGTCGCGAGGAGCCTACGCACCCACGTGGCTAAAGGATTGGTGCTTCGAACACGTCCCTTCGAAGCTAATTCGCGCCTTTCTATCCCATGGACGGCTGGAAGAAGCCTACGAGCAGACGGTGGAACTGTTTCAGGCACGGTTTTTCAGCACCGGCCGATTCAGCCATCAAACCCTGTTTCCGTTGACTGTCTGCGAGCATCTGGTGTACGAGCTGGAACAGGCTGCCAATTATCCAAAA GAAAAGGATCATATTGAGCGCTATTTGCGAATGATTGAAGTGACATTTTGA
- the LOC126577542 gene encoding nuclear pore complex protein Nup160 homolog isoform X2: MACATVVKYREVPLLQHQIVKNSPKSIKVSGGGYHTMLVDSKTSEISGGFSFAALSKGRHKQTPFIYWRTLRETIYLTETCLHRNDVCHEVKITFEASPIIAVAIHAHSTTKAFLLITTTTSFHRIPIDRPMHGDHQMHIEQDSILLKLNETVISDPLNCYTFINDVGQSLPVTASAIHCPEFNHTKFAIATVSSLHLFTMELGVEKTVVKFVELEHKPLSISKFINTIADSWRGKSHTSQVVTMCFGTAGVANGHPLLYTLHRDGALRVWLHCGRFMAAEYLSKYTQGSETEFHSCVLRGSTSLVALYFSFQTFSEFIILRPEATKDSLVLQNAGTIMAPNFDLIDFKLTDHWLWALWCNAEGEMQTLAYALTADERLSEKDANVWLPVVLENATEGELPVVDAGTDMRDLYCNRIFHSGLFPDKVIRKTLTMFNRNLAGVVTGGATGSTMVRLKRYVLACIESQLQQERSNIRQNAPLDDEQLLELSNGLWEKFYLYCTQYSYESSRPVGLFLLEETPAGIEELPTAITVGIVRKKYISFFRPCDPLEMAYYTLPLAEVDNNDAGMVGSSGNELLSGEVVLLVNFLREMDQIFLPEQKHELDSYIHQRRGNKAGGDDLSAIGAAQNQELIHKMMPAFLQRMEDLPGSIGLLLRYLKPADQRDDALGGCVARESESYVHISTGEGLASELVLVTAKQMIQLRYLLLRNLLLLQHIVQHHANLSYDLLDPIQSTYRPDTETMLRCYHVMNWIAQTRIDLDWTKTTKIAASFPLNLRTSMSLLQAYAISRLNDEALSGVRELSVASCESSIGDALPFLQKSNLIISKICPSSDDFLFGEWLSDNDLHVLIDEYVRLLSHWCEWNCCSRNFIQAKSYLMLGETAKALDLFPLSLKGIQNERFLQKFLRQGDKNRNVSPYEMLGAFYLRLIRLFEYYGAYDGVMTLVHSAIDSTIQQKQQAMFQSIEFSSHIELGHYEEAYNALTKNCEPARKKDCLRQLICLLFSVRRLDILMELPYYGLEEEFTNIVAMNARSADIADGVQYDFLYSFFTNKQNLRKAAITAYEEAMRNYAECNSYDHLNRYYGSLLKCLNSLAIINPRYAWILRPLQENPRPQLTSNSGEDRIQIVEMKDLEEQLMSTHCALQLSQSSDGFKVVTSLEPIGLIALLLSRKMYHLASKLAHCRAPTMVPTVYEHLCSSCLAITGSDPAIANNTVSWLNENCISDVTVGSDAASTAWNYLRHLLAQEGPELAAESYLAVLNRVLSRGAYAPTWLKDWCFEHVPSKLIRAFLSHGRLEEAYEQTVELFQARFFSTGRFSHQTLFPLTVCEHLVYELEQAANYPKEKDHIERYLRMIEVTF, encoded by the exons ATGGCCTGCGCTACGGTTGTGAAGTATCGAgaggtgccgctgctgcaacaccaaatcgtcaaaaactcGCCGAAAAGCATTAAAGTTTCGGGTG GTGGCTACCATACGATGCTCGTGGATTCGAAGACATCGGAAATATCTGGAGGGTTTAGTTTCGCAGCGCTTTCCAAAGGACGCCATAAGCAAACTCCCTTCATCTACTG GCGAACATTGCGGGAAACCATTTATCTTACCGAAACATGCCTGCACAGGAACGATGTATGTCACGAGGTGAAAATAACGTTCGAAGCAAGTCCCATAATAGCGGTGGCAATTCATGCACACTCGACCACGAAAGCATTTCTGctgatcaccaccacaaccagtTTTCATCgcattccgatcgatcgaccgatgcATGGCGATCATCAGATGCATATCGAACAGGACTCAATTCTACTCAAGCTGAACGAAACGGTTATCAGCGATCCACTGAATTGCTACACATTCATTAATGATGTTG GTCAATCGCTGCCGGTTACAGCATCGGCGATACATTGCCCTGAATTCAATCATACCAAGTTCGCTATTGCCACCGTATCTTCGCTGCATCTGTTCACCATGGAACTGGGCGTCGAGAAAACGGTGGTTAAGTTTGTGGAACTGGAACACAAGCCTCTGTCAATCTCCAAGTTCATTAATACAATCGCCGACTCATGGCGCGGCAAATCGCACACTAGCCAAGTGGTAACGATGTGCTTCGGCACGGCTGGTGTTGCTAATGGCCATCCGCTGCTCTACACGCTACACCGTGACGGTGCATTGCGCGTTTGGCTGCATTGTGGTCGCTTTATGGCGGCGGAATATCTTTCTAAATACACCCAAGGCAGTGAGACGGAGT TTCACAGTTGCGTGTTGCGCGGCTCGACCTCTCTCGTGGCGCtgtacttttcttttcaaacattttccgaATTCATCATTCTTCGACCGGAGGCGACGAAAGACTCACTCGTACTGCAAAACGCTGGCACGATTATGGCTCCGAACTTTGATTTGATCGATTTCAAGTTGACTGACCATTGGCTGTGGGCATTGTGGTGCAACGCCGAAGGAGAAATGCAAACCCTGGCCTATGCGTTGACGGCGGACGAACGGCTTTCGGAGAAAGATGCAAATGTTTGGTTACCGGTCGTTCTGGAAAATGCTACCGAAGGTGAACTTCCCGTCGTTGATGCTGGCACGGATATGAGAGACTTGTACTGTAACCGCATTTTCCATTCGGGGCTCTTTCCGGACAAAGTGATTCGTAAAACGCTAACG ATGTTCAATCGCAACCTCGCGGGTGTTGTAACGGGTGGCGCAACCGGTAGCACTATGGTCCGCCTGAAGCGATACGTACTGGCCTGCATCGAAAGTCAACTGCAACAGGAACGATCCAACATCCGCCAGAATGCGCCACTGGACGATGAGCAGCTGCTCGAGCTGTCGAACGGTTTGTGGGAAAAGTTTTACCTATACTGCACGCAGTATAGCTACGAGTCTTCCCGACCCGTTGGACTGTTTTTGTTGGAGGAAACTCCAGCCGGCATCGAGGAGCTACCAACGGCGATAACGGTCGGCATAGTGCGTAAAAAGTACATCAGTTTCTTCCGTCCATGCGATCCTTTGGAGATGGCCTACTATACGCTACCATTGGCCGAAGTGGACAATAATGATGCCGGAATGGTGGGAAGCAGCGGCAATGAGCTTCTATCCGGTGAAGTAGTTCTACTGGTTAACTTTCTGCGCGAAATGGATCAAATATTTTTGCCCGAACAAAAGCATGAGCTAGACAGCTACATACATCAGCGTCGAGGAAATAAGGCCGGCGGAGACGATCTCTCAGCCATCGGAGCAGCTCAAAATCAGGAGCTCATCCAC AAAATGATGCCGGCTTTTCTGCAAAGGATGGAGGATTTGCCGGGTTCGATTGGTCTGTTATTGCGCTACCTTAAGCCCGCCGATCAGCGTGATGATGCGTTAGGCGGATGCGTTGCACGGGAATCGGAAAGCTATGTGCACATCTCGACCGGCGAGGGACTAGCCAGTGAGCTGGTACTTGTTACCGCTAAGCAGATGATTCAGTTGCGTTACCTTTTACTACGCAACCTGTTGCTACTGCAGCACATTGTACAGCATCATGCCAACCTGTCGTATGATTTGCTCGATCCGATACAATCCACCTACAGACCGGATACGGAAACCATGCTTCGCTGCTATCATGTGATGAATTGGATCGCACAAACCCGCATCGACCTCGATTGGACGAAGAC CACTAAGATTGCTGCTTCATTTCCTCTAAACCTTCGCACATCCATGTCGCTGCTTCAAGCGTATGCGATTTCTCGGCTTAATGACGAGGCGCTCTCCGGTGTAAGGGAACTCTCTGTGGCATCGTGCGAAAGCAGCATTGGTGATGCACTCCCGTTTTTACAAAAATCCAACCTCATAATTAGTAAGAT atgTCCTTCGAgtgatgattttcttttcggcGAATGGCTATCGGATAATGATCTGCATGTTCTGATCGACGAGTACGTGCGACTGCTTAGCCATTGGTGTGAATGGAATTGTTGCTCAA GAAATTTCATCCAAGCGAAATCGTACCTCATGCTTGGTGAAACTGCCAAGGCACTCGATTTGTTCCCGCTCTCGTTGAAGGGCATTCAAAACGAACGCTTTTTGCAAAAGTTTCTACGGCAAGGCGACAAAAACCGCAACGTTTCGCCGTACGAGATGCTAGGTGCCTTTTACTTGCGCCTGATTCGGCTTTTTGAGTATTACGGTGCCTACGATGGGGTGATGACGCTGGTTCATTCAGCAATCGACAGTACAAttcagcaaaagcagcaggcCATGTTCCAGAGCATTGAGTTCAGCAGCCATATCGAACTGGGCCACTACGAAGAGGCATACAACGCGCTGACCAAAAATTGTGAACCAGCCCGTAAGAAGGACTGTTTGCGTCAGctcatttgtttgctgttctcGGTGCGCCGCTTAGACATACTGATGGAGTTACCGTACTATGGTTTGGAGGAGGAGTTTACCAACATCGTTGCAATGAATGCCAGATCGGCCGACATTGCCGACGGAGTGCAGTACGATTTTCTGTACTCTTttttcaccaacaaacaaaatctaCGGAAAG CCGCCATTACTGCGTACGAGGAAGCAATGCGTAACTACGCGGAGTGTAATAGCTACGATCATTTGAATCGTTACTATGGTTCCTTGTTGAAATGTCTCAATTCGCTGGCCATCATAAACCCACGCTACGCATGGATACTGCGACCGCTACAGGAAAACCCTCGTCCACAG CTGACATCGAACAGCGGTGAAGATAGAATTCAAATCGTTGAAATGAAAGATCTTGAAGAGCAACTAATGAGCACCCACTGCGCGCTACAGCTATCCCAGAGTAGTGATGGATTCAAGGTTGTGACTTCCCTTGAACCGATCGGACTGATCGCACTTTTGCTGAGCCGCAAAATGTACCATTTAGCCTCCAAACTGGCTCACTGCCGGGCACCGACCATGGTTCCAACGGTGTACGAGCACCTGTGTAGCTCGTGCCTCGCCATCACCGGGTCCGATCCAGCAATAGCAAACAACACCGTTAGCTGGCTGAACGAAAACTGCATCTCGGACGTGACGGTTGGCTCGGATGCTGCTAGTACGGCGTGGAACTATTTGCGTCACCTGTTGGCTCAAGAGGGCCCTGAGCTTGCGGCCGAATCCTATTTGGCCGTACTGAATCGTGTGCTGTCGCGAGGAGCCTACGCACCCACGTGGCTAAAGGATTGGTGCTTCGAACACGTCCCTTCGAAGCTAATTCGCGCCTTTCTATCCCATGGACGGCTGGAAGAAGCCTACGAGCAGACGGTGGAACTGTTTCAGGCACGGTTTTTCAGCACCGGCCGATTCAGCCATCAAACCCTGTTTCCGTTGACTGTCTGCGAGCATCTGGTGTACGAGCTGGAACAGGCTGCCAATTATCCAAAA GAAAAGGATCATATTGAGCGCTATTTGCGAATGATTGAAGTGACATTTTGA